The Inediibacterium massiliense genome includes the window AGGGATTCCACCACCTACACTTGCTTCATATCTTAAAGCTACTTTATGCTCCTTAGAAAGAGTGTGCAGAATTTCTCCATAAGTTGCAATAACAGCTTTATTTGCTGTAACTACATGCTTATTATTTTCAATAGCTTTTTTTATATATGAAAAAGCAGATTCGATTCCTCCTATAAGCTCAATAATTATATCTATTTCAGGATCTAGTAATATTTCATCAGCATTTGTAGTTAAAATTTCTTTAGGGACTTCATTATGTTTAGCTGGATTTCGTACAAGTATGTTTTTTATTTCTAACTGAGCACCTGTATAAGATTGAATTTGTGACATATTTTTTTGAGTAATATTCCATACACCTTTTCCTATATTTCCTAATCCTAATAATCCTATTTTTATTGTTTTCATAATTAGGGCCTCCTGTTCTAAATGTATGCATAATAAAAACAAATGTATTTATTTTGAAAACTATAGGATTAATAGTACCATATTTAAACAAGATAGACAATAGATTTTATAAAAAAAGAACACCATTTGTGTTCTTTAAATAGATTCAAAGTCTTTTAGTTTTCTATACAAAGTTCTAAGTCCTATACCTAATTCTTTGGCTGTTTTTGTTTTTCCTGCTACATCCCATCCATATTGATCTAAGGTAGCTTTTATGACTTCTATCTCTAATTCCTTTATTTTTCCTTTTATGGAAGTTTGATTTTTAGGTATATATTGTGCATCTATAATAGAATGAGGGAGACTATGAGTATGAATGATAGAGTCATCTTCCATATTTACAGCATATTCAATAGCATTTTCAAGTTCTCTAACATTTCCAGGCCAATCATAGTTTATGAATAGGTTTAGTGCATCATCAGAAAAAGAGACCAAGTGCTTTCCTAATTGATGGCTATATTTTTTTAGGAAGTCTAGAGCTAATATTTCTATATCTTCTTTTCTATGACGTAGTGGAGAAATTTTTAAAGGAATTACATTTAATCTATAATAAAGATCTGCTCTAAATTCTTTTTTTTCAATCATTTCTTCTAGATTTCTATTGGTAGCAGCAATAATTCTTACATTGATAGGAATACTTTTTGTACCCCCAACTTTTTCTATGGAGTGTTCTTGAAGAACTCTTAAAAGTTTAGATTGCATGAAAAGAGGTAGTTCTCCAATTTCGTCTAAAAATAAAGTTCCACCTTGTGCAAGTTCTATTCTTCCTATTTTACCTCCTTTTTTTGCACCAGTAAAAGCCCCTTCTTCATAGCCAAATAATTCACTTTCAAATAGAGAGTCCGGAATACTTGCACAATTTATGGAAATAATAGGGAGTTTAGCTCTATTACTATTTTCATGAATAGCTTTAGCAAGAAGCTCTTTTCCTGTTCCTGTTTCACCTGTAATTAAGACTGAGGAAGTACTCTTTGATATTTTCTTAATAATGTTTTTTACATGTAAAATAGATTTACTATTTCCTTTGATTCGATCTAAAGAATTTGAAAGCTCAATTTTTATATCCTTATTCAAAGGTGTTTTCTGATCTATTGCAATGATGGCGCCTTCTAAAGAATTATTATTTTGAATAGGATAAGAAGATATAAAACCTTCTAAACTTTTATTTTTAACATACTTTTTAGAGAAAGGTATTCCTTCTAAAATATCTTCTACTAAACTGAGAGGAAAAATGGTATCAAGAGAATGGGTGTATAAATTACAAAATGAGAATAATTTTAGTGCAGAATCATTAGAATGAGTGATCAATCCTTTTTTATCAATAATGATCGTACTTTTTTTTGAAAGGTCTATGATTGTTTGAAGAGATGTATTTAGATGAATGATTTTATTTTTATAGGATCTATGAAAAGCAATCATTCCTATGAGATCTGAAATTTCTTTTAATAAGTTTAGATAAGTTTCTATATTTTTTAAAAGAATGTCATGACCTTCTTTTGTAAAGGAGGTAAGAGCAATGACTCCTATAGGATCATTTTTAAGATGGATACAGCTTAATATTTCTATTGTTGCAGGACAATGATCTTTAAAGCGACAGCCTATACATGATTTCATATATCCAGGCTTATTGACCAATACATTTCCTTCATATAAAACTTCTTCTAAAGAAGGAGTATGAACGGTATTTCCTTTTTTATCTAAATAATTTTTAGTACTTGTAATCAAATGATAGTGTCTGTCAAAAATTGCAACTTCTACATGAATGATATTGGACAGACTGTTTACAATTTTCTCTAAAGTTGGTTGGAGAGATAGTAAAGAAACCATAAAAACACCTCTTTTTCTGAAAAATAAGATGAATTATTTTTATTATAAAATATATTGAAAATATTGGCAAATATCATGACAAAGTTGGCAAATAAATATTTAGTTTGAAGTAAATGTTAGATCAATTGAATAAAGATCTATGAAATATTTCATCAAAAACAAGACTATGACTATGGAGAATGAGTAAAAGTAAAAAATTTTATCTTTCTTTTTATAAAATGAAGTTTTTGGCAGGGATCTTGCAAAAGTAAGAATACAAGGGGGTGTATAAAAATATACATAGAACGTATCCATTCATTTTTTAGAAATAGGAAGGAAACTTTTATATATGAGGAGGAGATTTTGTGTTATATAAAAAAGATATTTTATCTTTAGAGGGAAGAGTAGCTATTGTATCAGGAGCGGCGGGGGGAATAGGTTTGGCTACCTCACAGCTTTTATCTGCTTATGGAGCAAAGGTTTTAATGATTGATTTAAATCCAAAGGGAGAAGAAGAAGCACAAAAAATTAGACAAGAGGGAAGAGTAGCTGAGTTTTTTAAATGTAATGTAACCAATCAAGAAGAAGTAAAAGAAACAGTGAGGAAAATAAAAGAAAAATTCGGGAAAATCAATATCTTATTTAATAATGCAGGGGTTACAGTAAGAAAGACAGTAGTAGGATTAGAAGAAAAAGAATGGGACTTTGTATTAGATGTAGGATTAAAAGGAACATTTTTATTATCTAAATATGTGATTCCAGTAATGGAGGAATGTGGTGGAGGCAGTATCATCAATACAGGATCAGGATGGGGACTAAAAGGAGGAGATGATGCAGCAGCTTATTGTGCAGTTAAAGGAGGAATTGTAAATTTAACTCGTGCAATGGCTATTGACCATGGACCTAAAAATATAAGAGTCAATAGCGTAAATCCAGGAGATACAGATACGGCCATGTTAAGAGATGAAGGACGCCAAACTGGAGTTGTAAAAGATGAAGCATCTCAAGATGAATACTTAAAAGCTTGTGGGAAAGATAGACCCCTAGGAAGAATTGGAACGCCAGAAGATATTGCAAATGCAGTATTATTTTTAGCTAGTGATCTTTCTAGCTGGGTTAGTGGTACAGCACTTGTAGTAGACGGTGGAGGCATTGCATAATTAAAAGAATAAATTCAGGAGGGGATAAAATGACTATTAAAGGATTTAAATCACATCCATATATTCCAAATTCAGTACCACAGGTACAAGAAGAAATGCTAAAAGAAATAGGATTAAATAATTTAGAAGAGCTTCACGCAGAAGTTCCAGATGAAATTAAATTAAAGGAAAATATGAATCTTCCAAAACCATTAAAGTCAGAATATGAATTAAAAAGACATGTGGAAGGAATTTTAAATAAAAATAAAACATGTAAAGAAAATTTGAATTTCTTAGGAGCCGGATGTTACCAACATTATGTACCTGCAATTTGTGATGAAATAAATTCAAGAGGAGAATTTTTAACCGCCTATGGAGGAGAACCCTATAATGATCATGGAAGATTTCAAGCTTTATTTGAATATCAAAGCTTAGTTGCAGAACTAGTAGATATGGATGTTGTAAACGTACCTACCATGGATGGAGCACAAGCTTCTGCTACTGCTATTCGAATGGCATCTAGAATTAATGGTAGATATGAGGTCTTAGTACCAAAGCTTATGGATTATGAAAAGCTTTTGATTATTAAAAATTATTGTGCTCCTGATATTACTTTTGTTATAGTAGATTACAAACAAGAAACAGGTATGTTAGATCTTGACGATTTAAAAAATAAATTATCTTCAAGAACTTGTGCAGTATATTTTGAAAACCCTAGTTTTCTAGGTTTTATTGAAGAGGGAGGACAAATGATTTCAGATCTTGCTCATAATGTAGGAGCATTAAGTGTAGTATATGTAGATCCTAGTTCTTTAGGAGTATTAGCACCTCCTAGTCAATATGGTGCAGATATTGTTTGTGGAGATTTACAGCCTCTTGGTATGCATATGAATTATGGGGGAGGCCAATCTGGATTTATGGCTACTCGAGATGAAGAAAAATTTGTGATGGAATTTCCATCTAGATTATTTGGAATTGCTCCTACTTGTGTAGAAGGAGAATATGGATTTGGTGATGTTGCTTATGATCGAACATCCTTTGGACACCATAGACATAAAGGAAAAGAATATGTAGGAACTCAATCTGCTCTTTGGGGAATTACAGCAGGGGTTTATCTTGCAACTATGGGACCTGCTGGAATGTATGAATTAGGGCAAAATATTTTACAAAAATCTCAATATGCAATTAAAAAATTAAATGAAATAAAAGGAATAAAGGGTTCACGTTTCAATTCACTAAGCTTTAAAGAATTTGTAGTAGATTTTAATGAAACGGGTAAAACAGTAAAAGAAATAAATCAACTATTAAAGAAAAAAGGAATTTTTGGTGGAAAGGATTTATCTTGTGATTTCCCAGAGCTAGGAGAAAGTGCTTTGTATTGTGTGACAGAAGTGCATACAAAGATGGATATTGATCAATTGATTACACAAATAAAAGAATGTATAAGAGCATAAGTATACTAGAAAGGGATGATGATCGTGAAGAGAATTCATAGAGATTATAAAGTAAGAAATTTTCATCAAGCAAAATGGGATGAACCTATTATATTTGAACTTAGCAAAAAAGGGGAAAAAGGAATATTAGTACCTAAGGCAGAAGAAGAAATTGTAGAAGCTATTGGAGATGGAGTATCTAAAATTCCTAAGTCTATGATAAGAAAAGAAGCACCAAAGTTGCCAGAAATCTCACAACCTAGAGTATTAAGACATTACATGAGACTTTCACAAGAAACTTTAGGAGCAGATGTGAATATAGAAATAGGACAGGGAACTTGTACAGTAAAATATAGTCCAAAAGTGAATGAAGAATTGGCAAAATTAAAAGAGATGACAGAGCTTCATCCTCTTCAAGATGAAGATACTGTACAAGGAATTTTAGAAATTATATATAAAACAGATTTATTTATGAGAGAAATTTCTGGAATGAATCGATTTACGTTTCAACCAGGAGGAGGAAGCCAAGCTATTATGGCAATGGCATCTTTAGTCAGAGCTTATCATAAGGAAAAAGGAAATAAAGAAAAAGATGAGATGATTACAACTATTTATTCTCATCCATCTGATGCGGCAGCGCCAGCTTTGATGGGATATAAAATTATATATATTCATCCAGATGAAGAGGGATATCCAGATTTTGAAGCATTTAAAGCAGCAGTATCAGAAAAAACTGCTGGATTTATTGTAGCCAACCCAGAAGATACAGGAGTATACAATAAAAGAATCAAACAATTTACAGATCTTGTCCATGAATATGGAGGACTTTGCTGTTATGACCAAGCTAATGCCAATGGACTCTTAGGAGTCACAAGAGCAAAAGAAGCAGGCTTTGATATGTGCCATTTTAATCTTCATAAAACATTTTCAACTCCTCATGGTTGTGGAGGACCTGCTACAGGTGCAATGGGAGTAAGAGAGGGATTAGAAAAATATCTTCCAGGACCACTTGTGGATTATGACCAAAATAAATATTTTCTAAATTATGAAGTAACAAATAATCCTTATGCTCTTGGTAAAGTAAGACTTTTCCATGGAGTAGCACCAGTTATACTAAAAACCTATGCTTGGATTATGAGCCTTGGAGCAGAAGGTTTATATGAAGTAGCCAAGATCGCAGTTTTGAATAATAATTATTTATTTAAAAAATTAATGGAATTAGATGTGGTAGATGCACCATATATTAAAGGAAAGCAAAGAATAGAACAAGTAAGATACACTATAGAAAAATTAGCAAATGATACAGGCATTAAAACGGAAGATATACAAAGAAGAATGATGGATTTTGGTATGCATTACTGGACCAGTCATCATCCATATTATGTGGAAGAACCTATTACTTTAGAGCCAACAGAAACCCCATCTAAAGAAGACCTTGACGAGTATATCGAAACATTAAAACATATATTTAAAGAAGCTTATGAAAATCCTGAAATTATAAAAACTGCACCTCACAGAAGTGTTTGTCATAAAATAGATGAATCAAGTTTAGACGATAAAGATCAATGGGCTATTACTTGGAGAAGTTATTTGAAAAAAACAAATGTAAAATAAATGATGAAAAGGATGGGATCAATTGAAAAAACTAGGATTTATTGTAAATCCCATCGCTGGAATGGGAGGCAGAGTTGGGATTAAAGGAACAGATGGTGTAATTGAAAAAGCAAGGGCCTTAGGGGCCCTTCCTCAAGCCCCATACAGAAGTATCTTAGCACTTGAAGTTTTAGAAGAATTAAAAGATGAAATAGAAATCATTACATGTTTTGGTGATATGGGAGAAAATGAATCAAAAAAATTAGGATTCCAAACAAAAGTCATCTTAAGTACAAAAAATGATACAAATAGAGAAGATACAATCTATGCAGCACAAAAAATGATAAAAGAAAAAGTAGATCTTTTAATGTTTGCGGGAGGAGATGGAACAGCAAGAGACATTTATGAAGCTGTAGGAGACTGTTTAACAGTAATAGGGATTCCAGCAGGAGTCAAGATACATTCAGCAGTTTATGCAAGTAGTCCTCAAAAGGCAGGAGATCTGGCTTTGTTATATTTAAAGGAAAGTGTCCCTAAAGTTTTAGAAGTAGAAGTGATGGATATTGATGAAGATGCTTTTAGAAAAGGAGAGGTAAAAACAAAACTGTATGGATATTTAAAAATTCCTTTTGAGAAAAGATTTTTACAAGGTAAAAAATCAGGAAGTATGATGGATGATCAAACTTCTCAAGAAGCTATTGCATATAATATAGTAGATCATATGGAGGAAAATGTATATTATATTATAGGACCAGGATCTACTACAAGACCTATTATGAAGCTTTTAGATTTACCGTATACACTATTAGGTGTTGATATTATATATAATAAACAGATCGTGGGAAAAGACCTTACAGAAAAAGAAATATTAAAGATCATTAAGGGTAGAAAAGCTAAAATGATTATCACTCCTATTGGTGGGCAAGGTTATTTATTTGGAAGAGGAAATCAGCAATTAAGTCCTCTTGTTATAGAGAAAGTAGGAAAAGAAAATATTATTGTGATTGCTACCAATGGAAAACTACGAACGTTACAGCATAGGCCTTTTTTAGTAGATACAGGAGATATAAATCTTGATAAGAGATTAAAAGGATATATAAAAGTAACGATTGGATATAAAGAACAAGTAGTATATAAAATAGATATTTAATGGGAAAAATAATTTTTTTTCACTAAAATTTTCAGATAATTCATTATATTTATAATATTGAAATATATCTAACGATAAATTCATAAAACAGATAAAATTTCATATCATGCTAAAGAACGTAAGCAAAAGTACATAAACGGAAAGAAAGGAGAGGATATTGCAGGAAAATTATTTTTAGTTTCACAAAAATGCAGTGAAATGAAAAATGTGAAAACCTAAAAGGAGGAATTATTGTATGTTAGGATTGTTTAAAATTTCACCTGTATTTTTATTAGCAGGACTTATGATTAGTGGATTAGATGTTTTGGTAGCTGCCCCTATAGCAACTTGTTATGCGATTATGGTTGCTATGCTTACACAAAAGTATAAGTTTAATGAACTTTTAGAGTTTGCATTTAACAACGTAAGAGAAATAGTCATTGTATTTTTTATTTTGATGTTTGCTTATGGATTAGCAGAATCTTTTATGGCAACAGGAGTAGGAGCAGCTATTATCAATATTGCTTTAAATTTAGGGATCACAGCCAAGACAGTAGCTTTGGTTGGATTTTTGGTAACTTGTGTATTATCTATTGCAACAGGTACTTCATGGGGAACTTTTGCAGCTTGTGCTCCAGTATTTTTATGGCTCAATCATATTGTAGGAGGAGACCTTATTTTAACTGTATGTTCTATTGCAGGGGGAGCTTGTTTTGGAGACAATATTGGACTTATATCTGATACTACTGTATTAAGTTCAGGACTTCAAAAGGTTGAAGTGATTCATAGAATTAGACATCAAGGTGTTTGGTCAGGAATTTGTTTGATTATAACAGCTATAGTAATTTTTTTAGTAGGATCATCTATGGGACTTCCTGATACAGTAGGTAGTGCAACAGAGGCTATTAATTCTATTCCAAAAGAAGCATGGGATGCACTCAATGAAGCAAGACCGTCAGCAGTAACTTTATTAGATCAAGTAAAGACAGGTGTACCAATATTTATGGTCATTCCTCTTATTATAGTAATTGGAATGGCAATAAAGGGAATTCAAACAATGATTTGTTTAGGAGCTGGAATTATTTCTTCTTTGATTTTAGGATTTGTAGCAGGAACTGTAACAAGTATTGTAAGTTTTTTAGACCTTATTTATACAGGATTTTCAGGAGCTGGAAGTTGGTCTATTGTGATGATGATGTGGGTAGCATCTTTTGGTGGAATTATGAATAGTATGCATGCTTTTGAACCTTTGTCAAAAACTATTGTAAAAGGAGTAAAAAGTGTAAAACAACTTATGTTTTGTAATTCTTTACTTTGTTTAATTGGAAATGCAGCTTTTGGAGATGAAACGGCAGAAATTGTTACCATCAGTCCTATTATCAAGACCATTACAGATGAAAATGTAGAAGCAAGTGAAGAGGATATGTATACCTTAAGACTTAGAAATGCAACATTTGCAGATGCATTTGGTGTATATGGATCACAACTTATTCCATGGCATTGCTTTGTACTCTTTTATGTATCTATTGCAAAAGCAGTGTATCCACTTCATAATTTTGTACCAATTGATATCATTCAATACAATTTCATGGCATTTATCGCAGTAGGATCTATGCTACTTCTTACGATTACAGGATGGGATCGTTTTATTCCTCTATTTAAGCTTCCATCTGAACCAGATGTAAAACTAAAAAAAGATAT containing:
- the gcvPA gene encoding aminomethyl-transferring glycine dehydrogenase subunit GcvPA, translating into MTIKGFKSHPYIPNSVPQVQEEMLKEIGLNNLEELHAEVPDEIKLKENMNLPKPLKSEYELKRHVEGILNKNKTCKENLNFLGAGCYQHYVPAICDEINSRGEFLTAYGGEPYNDHGRFQALFEYQSLVAELVDMDVVNVPTMDGAQASATAIRMASRINGRYEVLVPKLMDYEKLLIIKNYCAPDITFVIVDYKQETGMLDLDDLKNKLSSRTCAVYFENPSFLGFIEEGGQMISDLAHNVGALSVVYVDPSSLGVLAPPSQYGADIVCGDLQPLGMHMNYGGGQSGFMATRDEEKFVMEFPSRLFGIAPTCVEGEYGFGDVAYDRTSFGHHRHKGKEYVGTQSALWGITAGVYLATMGPAGMYELGQNILQKSQYAIKKLNEIKGIKGSRFNSLSFKEFVVDFNETGKTVKEINQLLKKKGIFGGKDLSCDFPELGESALYCVTEVHTKMDIDQLITQIKECIRA
- a CDS encoding ATP-NAD kinase family protein encodes the protein MKKLGFIVNPIAGMGGRVGIKGTDGVIEKARALGALPQAPYRSILALEVLEELKDEIEIITCFGDMGENESKKLGFQTKVILSTKNDTNREDTIYAAQKMIKEKVDLLMFAGGDGTARDIYEAVGDCLTVIGIPAGVKIHSAVYASSPQKAGDLALLYLKESVPKVLEVEVMDIDEDAFRKGEVKTKLYGYLKIPFEKRFLQGKKSGSMMDDQTSQEAIAYNIVDHMEENVYYIIGPGSTTRPIMKLLDLPYTLLGVDIIYNKQIVGKDLTEKEILKIIKGRKAKMIITPIGGQGYLFGRGNQQLSPLVIEKVGKENIIVIATNGKLRTLQHRPFLVDTGDINLDKRLKGYIKVTIGYKEQVVYKIDI
- the gcvPB gene encoding aminomethyl-transferring glycine dehydrogenase subunit GcvPB, whose product is MKRIHRDYKVRNFHQAKWDEPIIFELSKKGEKGILVPKAEEEIVEAIGDGVSKIPKSMIRKEAPKLPEISQPRVLRHYMRLSQETLGADVNIEIGQGTCTVKYSPKVNEELAKLKEMTELHPLQDEDTVQGILEIIYKTDLFMREISGMNRFTFQPGGGSQAIMAMASLVRAYHKEKGNKEKDEMITTIYSHPSDAAAPALMGYKIIYIHPDEEGYPDFEAFKAAVSEKTAGFIVANPEDTGVYNKRIKQFTDLVHEYGGLCCYDQANANGLLGVTRAKEAGFDMCHFNLHKTFSTPHGCGGPATGAMGVREGLEKYLPGPLVDYDQNKYFLNYEVTNNPYALGKVRLFHGVAPVILKTYAWIMSLGAEGLYEVAKIAVLNNNYLFKKLMELDVVDAPYIKGKQRIEQVRYTIEKLANDTGIKTEDIQRRMMDFGMHYWTSHHPYYVEEPITLEPTETPSKEDLDEYIETLKHIFKEAYENPEIIKTAPHRSVCHKIDESSLDDKDQWAITWRSYLKKTNVK
- a CDS encoding sigma-54 interaction domain-containing protein, whose translation is MVSLLSLQPTLEKIVNSLSNIIHVEVAIFDRHYHLITSTKNYLDKKGNTVHTPSLEEVLYEGNVLVNKPGYMKSCIGCRFKDHCPATIEILSCIHLKNDPIGVIALTSFTKEGHDILLKNIETYLNLLKEISDLIGMIAFHRSYKNKIIHLNTSLQTIIDLSKKSTIIIDKKGLITHSNDSALKLFSFCNLYTHSLDTIFPLSLVEDILEGIPFSKKYVKNKSLEGFISSYPIQNNNSLEGAIIAIDQKTPLNKDIKIELSNSLDRIKGNSKSILHVKNIIKKISKSTSSVLITGETGTGKELLAKAIHENSNRAKLPIISINCASIPDSLFESELFGYEEGAFTGAKKGGKIGRIELAQGGTLFLDEIGELPLFMQSKLLRVLQEHSIEKVGGTKSIPINVRIIAATNRNLEEMIEKKEFRADLYYRLNVIPLKISPLRHRKEDIEILALDFLKKYSHQLGKHLVSFSDDALNLFINYDWPGNVRELENAIEYAVNMEDDSIIHTHSLPHSIIDAQYIPKNQTSIKGKIKELEIEVIKATLDQYGWDVAGKTKTAKELGIGLRTLYRKLKDFESI
- a CDS encoding SDR family NAD(P)-dependent oxidoreductase, producing the protein MLYKKDILSLEGRVAIVSGAAGGIGLATSQLLSAYGAKVLMIDLNPKGEEEAQKIRQEGRVAEFFKCNVTNQEEVKETVRKIKEKFGKINILFNNAGVTVRKTVVGLEEKEWDFVLDVGLKGTFLLSKYVIPVMEECGGGSIINTGSGWGLKGGDDAAAYCAVKGGIVNLTRAMAIDHGPKNIRVNSVNPGDTDTAMLRDEGRQTGVVKDEASQDEYLKACGKDRPLGRIGTPEDIANAVLFLASDLSSWVSGTALVVDGGGIA
- a CDS encoding Na+/H+ antiporter NhaC family protein, producing the protein MLGLFKISPVFLLAGLMISGLDVLVAAPIATCYAIMVAMLTQKYKFNELLEFAFNNVREIVIVFFILMFAYGLAESFMATGVGAAIINIALNLGITAKTVALVGFLVTCVLSIATGTSWGTFAACAPVFLWLNHIVGGDLILTVCSIAGGACFGDNIGLISDTTVLSSGLQKVEVIHRIRHQGVWSGICLIITAIVIFLVGSSMGLPDTVGSATEAINSIPKEAWDALNEARPSAVTLLDQVKTGVPIFMVIPLIIVIGMAIKGIQTMICLGAGIISSLILGFVAGTVTSIVSFLDLIYTGFSGAGSWSIVMMMWVASFGGIMNSMHAFEPLSKTIVKGVKSVKQLMFCNSLLCLIGNAAFGDETAEIVTISPIIKTITDENVEASEEDMYTLRLRNATFADAFGVYGSQLIPWHCFVLFYVSIAKAVYPLHNFVPIDIIQYNFMAFIAVGSMLLLTITGWDRFIPLFKLPSEPDVKLKKDIVAKEI